One window of the Pseudomonas knackmussii B13 genome contains the following:
- a CDS encoding class I adenylate-forming enzyme family protein has product MKIEPGLAIATAATQYAERTALVTDDGQETYFELNRQANKAGSAIADRLKIPRGSAIGVLSYNRREIVHCWLGFDKFGFPRVALHAHLPIQTHIATLRAAKARVLVFDVRFAQAIAEHLDALKALHLVGIGAEHEVPGWATPFATLLDQASDEEPHFEVDDDAPYYLQPTSGTTGMPKLWEMSHRAWLAMVSQNLEHLDSFGPNAGSLSKDDVCLHFHSLQWCSGAHNLYPHLVRGARNVILDDERFDPGRVVDAIVRHGVTNAFVPGPLLPQLLDEIESRGGIEHCLRRLIVFFATPELLQRTSRLLGDVWCHAYGVTEMGGVATRLLWSDVEDDERRWGSIGRPASFLFQLDVVNDLGERQAPGEVGEIRARSPMSRGRYVDRLDLSALDANDWFKPRDLAYMDECGFAYYVDRCTDVININGRTVYPHTVEEQILAHPSVRQCGVVAVRIGGVDRLVAGVALRPGAESGDAMAAEIRLAGCKRLKPHETLHAVFILDELPTVLSGAKVRRADLQAQLTARHAG; this is encoded by the coding sequence ATGAAGATCGAGCCGGGACTGGCCATCGCGACTGCGGCAACGCAGTATGCCGAACGCACCGCACTGGTGACGGACGACGGACAGGAAACATACTTTGAACTCAACAGGCAGGCGAACAAGGCTGGTTCCGCAATCGCTGATCGACTAAAAATCCCGCGGGGCAGCGCCATCGGGGTTTTGTCGTACAACCGAAGGGAAATTGTTCACTGCTGGCTCGGTTTCGACAAGTTCGGATTTCCTCGCGTCGCCTTGCATGCGCATCTCCCGATCCAGACTCACATCGCGACTTTACGTGCCGCGAAGGCGCGGGTTCTGGTGTTCGATGTGCGGTTCGCGCAGGCGATCGCCGAGCATCTCGACGCGCTCAAGGCCCTCCATCTGGTCGGCATCGGTGCAGAACACGAGGTGCCTGGATGGGCGACTCCCTTTGCCACTCTGCTAGATCAAGCGAGTGACGAGGAGCCGCACTTCGAGGTGGACGATGACGCTCCCTACTATCTTCAGCCGACGAGCGGCACTACTGGCATGCCCAAGCTCTGGGAAATGTCCCACCGCGCATGGCTGGCGATGGTCTCGCAGAATCTGGAGCACCTGGACTCCTTTGGTCCCAACGCGGGCTCTCTCTCCAAGGACGACGTGTGCCTGCATTTCCATTCTCTGCAATGGTGCAGCGGTGCACACAATCTCTACCCGCACCTCGTCCGGGGAGCCCGGAACGTGATACTGGACGACGAGCGGTTCGATCCAGGGAGGGTGGTCGATGCAATCGTGCGACACGGGGTCACCAATGCCTTCGTGCCAGGCCCCCTGCTACCTCAGCTCCTCGACGAAATCGAATCGCGCGGCGGCATCGAGCACTGCCTGCGCAGGCTGATCGTCTTCTTTGCCACGCCCGAGCTGCTGCAACGGACCAGCCGGTTGCTGGGCGACGTGTGGTGCCATGCGTACGGTGTCACTGAGATGGGAGGCGTCGCGACGCGGTTGCTGTGGAGCGATGTAGAGGACGATGAACGCCGCTGGGGAAGCATCGGCCGACCCGCGTCGTTCCTATTTCAGCTGGACGTCGTCAATGATCTCGGCGAACGGCAGGCGCCGGGCGAAGTTGGCGAGATCCGCGCACGCAGTCCAATGTCTCGCGGTCGTTACGTAGACCGGCTGGATCTTTCAGCACTCGACGCCAATGACTGGTTCAAACCCCGCGATTTGGCCTACATGGACGAGTGTGGTTTCGCCTACTACGTCGATCGCTGCACCGACGTCATCAACATCAACGGCCGCACCGTCTACCCACATACGGTCGAAGAACAGATCCTTGCGCACCCGAGCGTGCGGCAGTGCGGCGTCGTCGCGGTGCGCATCGGCGGGGTGGATCGCCTGGTGGCGGGCGTCGCGCTGCGTCCCGGCGCCGAATCCGGCGACGCCATGGCAGCCGAAATCCGTCTTGCCGGTTGTAAGAGACTAAAGCCCCACGAGACACTGCACGCCGTGTTCATCCTGGACGAGCTGCCGACCGTGCTCTCCGGCGCGAAGGTTAGACGCGCCGACCTGCAGGCGCAGCTCACGGCACGGCATGCGGGTTGA
- a CDS encoding class I adenylate-forming enzyme family protein: MQLIAGQLTHHGLMRAGHQRILSRVDGSGKTGFELAAVVAALAGNLAERGLRRKRIGLWYSNSIAAVEAFLAVEWLGGGGGGADPALAVDEARKLFLAAGVDRIVADPEHADLLGGDALVHSDATPLEGTALSPGEWVRDEPAVVYPRQITNGELVAVTMSYRNWAASLTTSMRLFMTGAYGAPVSGDDHFLTTQQIIHGTCQIGTFPFIAMGLPQVVLPRFDVATVLRAISDHKVTSVVLISEMVKRISAAEGVDMYPLHRLRRVVYGGAPLGVDELQIAIDAFGPSLHQIYGRMEAGWPLSILRGDELCHDGRLREDRMNSCGRPIAGIEVTVGGHHDGPAEGELCVRADTVVKEFADNDGWCHTGDIVRRDGDGFLFHLGRSDRQINCAGYHIYPEEIEEALMAIPGIRQARVTGEDMPPWGITLVAELVTEDSQASDEEWTQRIRAELGMRLAKFKVPRVVRVLSA, from the coding sequence ATGCAGCTGATCGCAGGACAGCTCACCCACCATGGATTGATGCGCGCAGGCCACCAGCGCATCCTCTCTAGAGTTGATGGCAGCGGAAAGACGGGTTTCGAACTGGCTGCGGTCGTGGCTGCATTGGCTGGCAATCTGGCAGAGCGTGGCCTGCGCCGGAAGCGCATCGGCCTTTGGTATTCGAACAGCATCGCTGCCGTCGAAGCATTTCTCGCCGTGGAGTGGCTGGGGGGGGGGGGGGGGGGCGCCGATCCCGCCCTAGCGGTGGACGAAGCGCGCAAGCTCTTTCTGGCGGCAGGGGTCGACCGCATCGTCGCCGATCCGGAGCACGCAGATCTGCTCGGAGGCGATGCGCTGGTGCACAGCGACGCAACGCCACTGGAGGGGACGGCTCTCTCGCCCGGTGAGTGGGTTCGCGACGAACCTGCCGTCGTCTACCCAAGGCAGATCACAAACGGCGAGCTGGTGGCTGTCACGATGTCGTACCGGAACTGGGCTGCATCGCTGACGACGAGCATGCGTCTATTCATGACGGGCGCATACGGCGCTCCCGTTAGCGGCGACGACCACTTTCTTACGACCCAGCAGATCATTCATGGGACTTGTCAGATCGGGACATTTCCTTTCATCGCCATGGGCCTGCCGCAAGTCGTACTCCCTCGCTTCGATGTCGCCACCGTCTTGCGGGCGATCTCGGATCACAAAGTGACTTCCGTGGTGTTGATCTCAGAAATGGTCAAGCGGATCAGTGCCGCTGAAGGCGTGGACATGTACCCGCTGCACCGTCTTCGTCGGGTCGTCTATGGCGGTGCACCTCTGGGCGTCGATGAGTTGCAGATAGCGATCGATGCGTTCGGGCCTTCGCTGCACCAGATCTATGGTCGCATGGAAGCAGGCTGGCCCTTGTCGATCCTGCGTGGGGACGAGCTTTGCCACGACGGCAGATTGCGCGAAGACCGAATGAACAGCTGCGGACGCCCGATCGCCGGCATCGAAGTCACCGTCGGCGGACATCATGACGGCCCAGCCGAAGGGGAACTGTGCGTTCGTGCCGATACCGTCGTCAAGGAGTTCGCCGACAACGACGGCTGGTGCCACACAGGCGACATCGTCCGTCGAGACGGCGACGGGTTCCTGTTCCATTTGGGACGATCTGATCGCCAGATCAATTGCGCTGGATACCACATCTATCCCGAGGAGATCGAAGAGGCTCTCATGGCAATTCCCGGGATTCGTCAGGCACGCGTTACAGGCGAGGACATGCCACCTTGGGGCATCACGCTGGTTGCTGAACTGGTGACCGAGGACTCGCAAGCCTCCGACGAGGAATGGACGCAGCGCATTCGCGCCGAACTCGGGATGCGCCTTGCCAAATTCAAGGTCCCCCGCGTTGTTCGAGTGCTCTCCGCCTGA
- a CDS encoding carbon-nitrogen hydrolase family protein, which translates to MTTSEIAKYKVAAVQAAPEFLNLDKGVEKAVRLIEEAAKNGAKLIAFPEVWLPGYPWWIWLDSPAWGMQFVQRHFENALLVGSPQWERLCAAAAEHRIFVVLGFCERQDGTLYIAQAIIDDEGRVVSTRRKLKPTHAERTVYGEGDGSHLSVHQTSIGRIGALSCAEHIQPLSKYAMYSQNEQIHVAAWPSFSVYRGAAFQLSPEANLAASQVYALEGGCYVLAPCALVSKEMLEMLADTPQKRQLLLEGGGFAQIFGPDAKPLCEPFPETQEGLLYADVDLGFIGVAKAAYDPTGHYSRPDVVRLLWNSKPATRVHSFQADPTEYNTQGE; encoded by the coding sequence ATGACAACTTCTGAAATTGCCAAGTACAAGGTCGCCGCCGTTCAGGCGGCCCCAGAGTTTCTTAATTTGGACAAGGGCGTCGAGAAGGCGGTCCGCCTTATTGAAGAAGCCGCGAAAAACGGCGCCAAGCTGATTGCGTTTCCCGAGGTCTGGCTTCCGGGGTACCCGTGGTGGATCTGGCTCGACTCGCCTGCATGGGGCATGCAGTTTGTCCAGAGGCATTTCGAGAATGCCCTGTTGGTGGGAAGTCCGCAGTGGGAACGCCTATGCGCTGCTGCTGCCGAGCACAGGATATTCGTTGTCCTCGGGTTCTGCGAGCGTCAGGACGGTACGCTGTACATTGCTCAAGCCATCATCGACGATGAAGGGCGAGTCGTGAGCACCCGTCGAAAGCTCAAGCCAACGCATGCCGAAAGGACTGTCTACGGCGAGGGCGATGGAAGCCATCTTTCGGTGCATCAAACGAGCATCGGCCGCATTGGCGCACTGTCTTGCGCCGAGCACATTCAACCGCTCAGCAAGTACGCCATGTATTCGCAGAATGAGCAGATCCATGTGGCGGCTTGGCCGAGCTTTTCAGTCTACAGAGGGGCAGCCTTTCAGCTGAGCCCGGAAGCCAATCTGGCTGCAAGCCAAGTGTATGCGCTCGAGGGCGGCTGCTATGTGCTGGCTCCTTGCGCGTTGGTGTCCAAGGAAATGCTGGAGATGCTGGCTGACACGCCGCAGAAACGGCAGCTGCTGCTTGAAGGTGGGGGATTCGCGCAGATCTTCGGTCCGGACGCCAAGCCGCTGTGCGAGCCGTTTCCGGAGACGCAAGAGGGCTTGCTCTACGCCGATGTAGATCTTGGCTTCATCGGCGTGGCCAAGGCGGCATATGACCCCACCGGACACTATTCCCGCCCCGATGTCGTTCGGCTGCTGTGGAATTCGAAGCCGGCGACCCGCGTTCACAGCTTCCAGGCCGACCCCACCGAATACAACACCCAAGGCGAATGA
- a CDS encoding PD40 domain-containing protein yields the protein MSILKSRPAAAAFGLVALALTTQAQVHAERIAPNPGSANSVWMVKNAGAPINTEYHDGWATITGDGLTLYFSSNRPGGVAPANAEDGWYMGKDGTPTRYSVYVSHRATRSSPWGDPKLLPRGVNSGYADHSALQSDDGHWLFFASDRPGGCGGLDLYASYRRNIRDDMAWEQPVNLGCENDGGPNSSGIDSCPNYDGKANIYFTSAKDANPVNLDFKVTRFDRLTRKAGAARILPNSIPDMDGHIDPKHRYVWAIYPDGVGGSDIWQFEAGANARDPSQWKKPIKPLPSLINTKYEDQMPAVTGDGEILTFVSDRPGGKGGLDIYEVVRAREDRRTAK from the coding sequence TTGTCTATTCTCAAGTCCCGTCCTGCGGCCGCGGCCTTTGGCCTCGTGGCGCTTGCGCTCACCACTCAAGCACAGGTACATGCCGAGCGCATCGCACCCAATCCAGGTTCCGCCAATAGCGTCTGGATGGTCAAGAACGCCGGCGCACCGATCAACACCGAGTACCACGACGGCTGGGCCACGATCACGGGTGACGGACTGACCTTGTACTTCTCGTCGAATCGGCCAGGCGGCGTGGCGCCCGCGAACGCGGAGGACGGATGGTACATGGGCAAGGACGGCACACCAACGCGCTATAGCGTGTACGTAAGCCACCGCGCAACACGCAGTTCTCCTTGGGGCGATCCGAAGTTGCTGCCCAGGGGCGTGAACAGCGGCTATGCGGATCACAGCGCGCTCCAATCCGATGATGGTCATTGGCTGTTCTTCGCAAGCGATCGGCCCGGGGGGTGCGGTGGACTCGATCTGTATGCCAGCTACCGTAGAAACATCAGAGACGACATGGCATGGGAGCAGCCAGTCAATCTCGGTTGCGAGAACGATGGCGGGCCGAACAGTTCAGGAATCGATTCCTGCCCCAACTACGACGGAAAGGCCAACATCTACTTCACTTCTGCGAAGGATGCGAACCCGGTCAATCTCGATTTCAAGGTCACCCGCTTCGACCGACTCACCCGCAAGGCAGGCGCTGCGAGAATCCTGCCGAACAGCATCCCGGACATGGATGGTCACATTGACCCCAAGCATCGCTATGTGTGGGCGATCTACCCGGACGGCGTTGGCGGCAGCGACATCTGGCAATTTGAGGCTGGTGCGAATGCCAGGGACCCGTCGCAATGGAAGAAGCCTATCAAGCCTCTGCCCTCGCTGATCAACACCAAGTATGAAGATCAAATGCCAGCAGTCACTGGGGACGGCGAGATTCTGACTTTCGTGTCTGATCGTCCTGGTGGCAAGGGCGGCCTGGACATCTATGAAGTCGTTCGCGCGCGCGAAGACCGCAGAACGGCAAAATAA
- a CDS encoding patatin-like phospholipase family protein codes for MSAEKTALVLSGGGARAAYQVGVLQGLVRLRRERLGDGAPNPFGILCGTSAGAINAAALACRADSFDAGVETIAAVWRNFRADQVYRTDALGIARSGAQWLSAISVGWMLARWRKEGPRSLLDNEPLAELLRHWAPLELLPRMLAERHLHALALGASSYTSGEHLTFFEATGDMTGYERSQRLAVPMRLGLEHLLASAAIPFVFPAQRIEHAEHAGWYGDGSMRQTSPISPAIHLGAQRMLIVGAGRLHEPRGRIVRDGGYPTLAQVGGHVLSNVFLDSLAVDIERMERVNRTLEMMTLGQRLATSLRSVKALVIAPSERIDDIAARHQKYLPRTVRALLRGVGSSSASSDLSGSALASYLLFEAPFTQEVMALGERDTLAQRQAVCDFFGWL; via the coding sequence ATGAGCGCCGAGAAGACGGCGCTCGTTCTGTCCGGTGGCGGTGCACGCGCTGCCTACCAGGTTGGCGTGTTGCAGGGTCTGGTGAGATTGCGCCGCGAACGTCTGGGCGACGGGGCTCCGAACCCATTCGGCATCCTATGCGGTACTTCGGCAGGTGCAATCAATGCCGCCGCTTTAGCCTGCCGGGCAGACTCCTTTGATGCGGGCGTGGAGACAATCGCCGCAGTTTGGCGAAACTTTCGCGCTGATCAGGTGTATCGCACCGATGCGCTTGGTATCGCCCGCAGCGGTGCACAGTGGCTGAGCGCGATTTCGGTAGGCTGGATGTTGGCGCGCTGGCGCAAAGAAGGGCCACGTTCGCTGCTGGACAATGAACCTTTGGCCGAACTGCTGCGACATTGGGCGCCGCTGGAACTGCTACCGCGCATGCTGGCCGAGCGTCATCTGCACGCGCTGGCGCTAGGCGCGTCCAGCTACACCAGCGGCGAACACCTCACCTTCTTTGAGGCCACCGGCGACATGACGGGCTATGAACGCTCGCAGCGGCTGGCCGTACCCATGCGACTGGGGCTGGAGCACCTGCTCGCTTCGGCGGCGATCCCCTTCGTATTTCCAGCACAGCGTATCGAGCATGCGGAGCACGCCGGCTGGTACGGCGACGGCTCGATGCGGCAAACCTCACCGATCTCGCCGGCGATCCATCTCGGTGCGCAGCGTATGCTCATCGTTGGTGCCGGTCGGCTGCATGAACCGCGTGGGCGAATCGTGCGTGATGGCGGTTACCCGACACTGGCTCAAGTTGGTGGGCACGTGCTGTCGAACGTCTTTCTCGATTCGCTCGCGGTGGACATCGAGCGTATGGAGCGCGTCAACCGTACCCTGGAAATGATGACGCTGGGGCAGCGCCTGGCCACCTCACTGCGGTCGGTGAAGGCGCTGGTGATCGCGCCAAGCGAGCGCATTGACGACATCGCGGCTCGGCACCAGAAGTACCTGCCGCGAACGGTGCGCGCGCTGTTGCGCGGCGTGGGTTCGTCCAGCGCGAGCAGTGACCTGAGCGGTTCCGCTCTGGCGAGCTACCTGTTGTTCGAGGCTCCTTTCACCCAGGAGGTAATGGCGCTGGGTGAGCGCGACACGTTGGCACAACGGCAGGCAGTCTGTGATTTCTTCGGGTGGCTTTGA
- a CDS encoding acyloxyacyl hydrolase encodes MKGRWVMTPCSETTDRLAGLRTCNGGGHRGTVIEHGVRILFGTAVGALPAVSAAQARFVDAKMYVQAGATSLQGDATRAMNVGVMVPSGLFKGISRDAGPLTLHWDLWGGHWRSHHADGTTGGYSQLGALMAWRYQPAGPKSPWFFEAGLGGSVLDGLYNSGQRRFSTAFQFTEVLAIGYRFGPEKAYEVSLRVQHFSNAGIKKPNPGENFMSLRFSLPW; translated from the coding sequence ATGAAGGGACGCTGGGTCATGACACCTTGCTCAGAAACCACAGATAGGCTCGCCGGACTGAGGACCTGCAACGGTGGTGGGCATCGCGGCACTGTCATTGAACACGGCGTGCGCATTCTCTTTGGCACGGCCGTAGGTGCTCTGCCGGCTGTTTCTGCGGCCCAGGCTCGCTTTGTCGACGCGAAGATGTATGTGCAGGCTGGAGCGACTTCTTTGCAAGGCGACGCAACACGCGCAATGAACGTGGGCGTGATGGTGCCTTCTGGCCTCTTCAAGGGCATCAGTCGTGATGCGGGTCCGCTGACCCTGCATTGGGATCTATGGGGTGGCCATTGGAGGTCGCACCATGCTGATGGCACAACAGGCGGCTATTCCCAGCTTGGAGCCCTGATGGCTTGGCGCTACCAGCCCGCCGGACCGAAATCTCCTTGGTTCTTTGAGGCAGGCCTGGGAGGGAGCGTCTTGGACGGTCTCTACAACTCAGGGCAGCGTCGATTCAGCACGGCCTTCCAGTTCACGGAAGTGCTGGCAATTGGCTACCGCTTTGGGCCGGAAAAGGCCTACGAGGTTTCCTTGCGTGTACAGCACTTCTCGAATGCCGGCATCAAGAAACCCAATCCGGGTGAGAACTTTATGTCCTTGCGCTTCTCTCTCCCGTGGTGA
- a CDS encoding DUF3861 domain-containing protein codes for MRQYRYRVTVEQLTDSHGIPSDRKPLQFEAGNHDDIISVVTWLRSRGDFSSQDDAAAFAVGLKLFAWAILANKDNPLLSSFLPHLYQFVKELKAGSKTDR; via the coding sequence ATGAGGCAATACCGATATCGCGTAACTGTGGAGCAGTTGACTGATTCGCATGGCATCCCCAGCGATCGCAAGCCTCTGCAATTTGAGGCCGGAAATCATGACGACATCATCTCCGTCGTGACATGGCTTCGCAGCAGAGGTGACTTCAGTAGCCAAGATGACGCGGCGGCATTTGCGGTCGGGTTGAAGCTGTTTGCCTGGGCGATCCTGGCAAACAAGGATAACCCGCTTCTGTCTTCGTTCCTGCCGCATCTATATCAGTTCGTGAAGGAGCTAAAGGCTGGGTCGAAGACGGACCGATGA
- a CDS encoding HlyD family secretion protein, whose translation MAMPKKAKITSAVLLLAVAVGCVIYLNRPESSASTQSTDDAYVQADFTLVAPQVSGVIGKVLVEENQPVKAGDLLAAIDDRDFIVAVDAAKAQVAAAKASVAGLAARVAQQETAIRQAQATVAVDDAELKLAEANQRRYRNLASDGSGSIQARQQAEAQLAIRLASRDRNRAGLQAARQQTDILKADLEKAKAALSQAQAAQDAAELKLSYTQITAPISGLIGQKSVRVGAFVNAGKPLVAVIPLDAVYITANFRETQLARVQPGQSVDIKVDALPGAVLKGTVESLGPASGVSYSAVAPHNATGNFTKIVQRLPVRIRIDPDQPGAANLRVGMSVTPRIHIGE comes from the coding sequence ATGGCCATGCCGAAAAAAGCCAAGATCACCAGTGCCGTGCTGCTCCTCGCAGTGGCAGTGGGCTGTGTCATTTATCTGAATCGCCCCGAATCCAGCGCATCGACCCAATCCACGGACGACGCCTATGTACAGGCCGATTTCACCCTCGTCGCCCCCCAGGTGTCGGGAGTGATCGGCAAGGTGCTGGTCGAAGAAAACCAACCAGTGAAAGCCGGGGATCTGCTTGCGGCCATCGACGATCGAGACTTCATCGTTGCGGTGGACGCGGCAAAGGCACAAGTCGCCGCCGCGAAGGCCAGCGTCGCGGGGCTTGCCGCGCGCGTGGCGCAGCAGGAGACCGCCATACGTCAGGCTCAGGCGACAGTCGCGGTGGACGACGCAGAACTCAAATTGGCAGAGGCCAACCAAAGGCGTTATCGGAACCTGGCTTCAGACGGATCAGGTTCGATCCAAGCGCGCCAACAGGCCGAGGCGCAGTTGGCCATTCGGCTGGCCAGCCGAGACAGGAACCGCGCGGGCCTGCAAGCGGCACGGCAACAGACGGACATCCTCAAAGCCGATCTTGAAAAAGCCAAGGCTGCACTTTCCCAAGCGCAGGCGGCGCAGGACGCGGCGGAGTTGAAGCTCTCCTATACCCAAATCACAGCGCCCATCAGCGGCCTCATCGGTCAGAAGTCAGTGCGCGTCGGCGCATTCGTGAATGCTGGCAAGCCGCTGGTGGCGGTGATCCCGCTCGATGCGGTCTACATCACGGCCAACTTCCGCGAAACGCAATTGGCACGTGTGCAGCCAGGGCAGTCGGTGGACATCAAGGTGGACGCCTTGCCGGGGGCCGTACTGAAGGGCACCGTGGAGAGCCTCGGACCGGCCAGTGGCGTCAGCTACTCGGCCGTCGCGCCACACAACGCCACGGGCAACTTCACCAAGATCGTCCAGCGCCTACCCGTGCGCATTCGCATTGACCCCGACCAGCCTGGTGCCGCGAATTTGCGCGTCGGTATGTCCGTGACGCCGAGGATCCACATCGGTGAATAG
- a CDS encoding MFS transporter produces the protein MSAAASQSSTAPPPAATAAAAPPKRAIAGLVGILIAAMMAGLNNRVGALALADVRGALGFGLDDASWLTTVYSAGEVIAMPFSAWFAVTLSVRRFELWMIGTCTLLAVCIPFIHDLDLLLAMRFLQGIASGTMIPVLMMAALKFLPPPIRLHGLALYALTATFSPNLSIWLAGQWTDGLFDWRWVYWQILPLAAIAALTIGWGLPKDPIQTDRFPQANWPGMAFGAPAFGLIAVALDQGVRLDWFNSPLIVVSLVAGLTLLGAYLLTEWYHPTPFIKLQMLSRRNLALGFTLFICLLVVLTSGVMLPMTFLGPLQSYRPLQMAPIGLIVALPQLALGSVVALFLYRKWVDARFVFAGGLLLIGLACFLGAQLTSDWNRDQFVLTQTLQAFGQPMAVVSLLFLGTSVVHPSEGPYVSGNINTLRALGSLIGGAVVGQLVTVSQRVHAEMLLDHAALVGNSVPLALEPAQLMGVIAQQALVLSVADAYRVLGVLALVMVPFVLRLTYIPAPILQAPASQSTSSSQG, from the coding sequence ATGAGCGCCGCAGCGTCGCAGTCGTCGACGGCGCCGCCGCCCGCGGCAACCGCTGCGGCAGCCCCTCCGAAGCGGGCGATTGCGGGACTGGTCGGCATCCTCATCGCGGCCATGATGGCCGGACTGAACAACCGCGTGGGCGCGCTGGCACTGGCCGACGTGCGTGGCGCGCTGGGCTTCGGCCTGGACGATGCCTCCTGGCTCACCACCGTCTATAGCGCGGGCGAAGTGATCGCCATGCCATTTTCAGCGTGGTTCGCCGTCACGCTTTCAGTGCGCCGCTTCGAGTTGTGGATGATTGGCACGTGCACTTTGCTGGCGGTGTGCATCCCCTTCATCCATGACCTCGATCTGCTGCTGGCCATGCGGTTTCTGCAGGGCATCGCCAGCGGCACAATGATTCCCGTGCTGATGATGGCGGCGTTGAAGTTTCTGCCGCCCCCCATCCGACTGCACGGACTGGCGCTGTATGCACTGACGGCCACCTTCTCGCCCAATCTCTCGATCTGGCTGGCGGGGCAATGGACGGATGGCCTGTTCGATTGGCGCTGGGTGTACTGGCAGATTCTTCCGCTCGCGGCGATTGCCGCCTTGACGATCGGATGGGGCCTGCCCAAAGACCCCATCCAGACAGACCGTTTCCCGCAGGCCAACTGGCCCGGTATGGCCTTCGGCGCACCGGCATTCGGCCTGATTGCCGTCGCCTTGGATCAGGGCGTTCGGCTGGACTGGTTCAATTCACCCCTCATCGTCGTCTCGCTGGTGGCCGGGCTGACGCTGCTGGGGGCCTATCTGCTAACGGAGTGGTATCACCCCACGCCGTTCATCAAGTTGCAGATGCTCAGCCGCCGCAACCTGGCGCTGGGCTTCACCTTGTTCATCTGCCTTCTGGTCGTGCTGACCTCCGGCGTGATGTTGCCAATGACCTTTCTCGGGCCACTGCAGAGCTACCGACCGCTTCAGATGGCACCGATCGGGCTGATCGTCGCGCTGCCTCAACTCGCCCTGGGTTCCGTGGTGGCGCTGTTCCTGTACCGGAAATGGGTCGATGCCCGATTCGTGTTCGCGGGCGGCCTGCTATTGATCGGCCTGGCGTGCTTCCTTGGCGCGCAACTGACTTCCGACTGGAACCGCGACCAGTTCGTGCTGACGCAGACGCTGCAAGCCTTTGGCCAGCCCATGGCGGTCGTCTCGCTGCTGTTCCTGGGTACCAGTGTCGTGCACCCCAGCGAAGGCCCGTATGTGTCGGGGAACATCAACACGCTGCGCGCCCTGGGGTCGCTAATCGGGGGCGCCGTGGTTGGGCAACTTGTGACCGTGAGTCAGCGGGTCCACGCGGAAATGCTGCTGGATCACGCTGCATTGGTAGGCAACTCCGTTCCGCTTGCCCTGGAGCCCGCTCAACTGATGGGAGTCATCGCCCAGCAGGCACTGGTACTGTCGGTCGCGGATGCCTATCGCGTCCTGGGCGTCTTGGCGCTGGTGATGGTCCCCTTCGTATTGCGACTGACCTACATTCCCGCTCCCATTTTGCAGGCCCCCGCTTCGCAATCCACATCGTCGTCCCAAGGATAG